In Mytilus edulis chromosome 4, xbMytEdul2.2, whole genome shotgun sequence, the following proteins share a genomic window:
- the LOC139519502 gene encoding uncharacterized protein, translating to MLNSLLLLSSVLIQTYGQAFGFLTGNIADALCTDKMTNCISFDQGACQDPYTAWAMENCRHFCGFCQVNKPPTAATAATAATTQSATTASHVIGPITSAPPCVDTRTDCDIFGKSVCTDQKYIAWANKSCRLYCRLCPANMLPPITTISPALCVDKHDDCKQYGKASCHGAYYSWAKDNCRQYCGFCVGPTTVEPPCRNKIQSCYRYPGEICTSDKYKDWAEENCNQHCGFCSGGSTAGTPSGTTAANYPVIGRKRSITLKRSNVHEFENRK from the exons ATGTTGAACTCGTTATTACTTTTGTCATCAGTTTTAATTCAGACTTATGGTCAAGCATTTGGGTTCTTAACAGGGAATATAGCTGATGCAc TATGTACGGATAAAATGACAAATTGTATTTCCTTTGACCAAGGAGCTTGCCAGGACCCCTATACAGCATGGGCAATGGAAAATTGTCGACACTTTTGTGGATTCTGCCAAG TCAATAAACCACCAACTGCAGCAACTGCAGCAACTGCAGCAACTACACAATCTGCTACTACAGCATCGCACGTGATAGGCCCAATAACTTCGGCACCACCTTGTGTCGACACCAGAACTGACTGTGACATCTTCGGGAAATCTGTGTGTACTGATCAAAAGTATATTGCGTGGGCTAATAAAAGCTGTCGTTTATACTGTAGATTATGTCCAG cCAATATGTTACCACCCATCACAACTATATCCCCGGCGT TATGTGTAGATAAACATGACGATTGTAAACAATATGGAAAAGCTTCATGTCACGGAGCATATTATAGTTGGGCAAAAGACAACTGTAGACAATATTGTGGATTTTGTGTTG GACCAACAACTGTGGAACCCCCATgcagaaataaaatacaaagctGTTACCGATATCCTGGAGAAATATGTACAAGTGATAAATACAAAGACTGGGCAGAGGAAAATTGTAACCAACATTGCGGCTTCTGTTCTGGTGGTAGTACTGCTG GTACACCTTCAG GAACAACTGCAGCGAACTACCCTG TTATAGGAAGAAAAAGATCCATTACTTTGAAAAGAAGCAATGTACATGAATTTGAGAATCGAAAATAA